The Henckelia pumila isolate YLH828 chromosome 2, ASM3356847v2, whole genome shotgun sequence genome includes a window with the following:
- the LOC140879378 gene encoding microtubule-associated protein 70-2-like isoform X1 → MRDCEGNRSVMTDVSGEANVSVTPEVISGDNAVGRTPLTVSASFREGGRSYSSRRRAVRPSLDADDLINLLHGSDPVKLELNRLENEVRDKDRELGEAQSLIRALKLSERLREKAVEELTEELTKVDEKLKLTESNLENKNLEIKRINDEKKASMAAQFAAEATLRRVHAAQKDDDMPPIEAILAPLEAELKLARQEIAKLQDDNKALDRLTKLKEAALLEAERTVQAALTKASMVDDLQNKNQELIKQIEICQEENKILDRMQRQKVAEVERLTQTVHELEEAVLAGGAAANAVRDYQRKVQEMNEERKTLDRELARAKVTANRVATVVANEWKDGNDKVMPVKQWLEERRFLQGEMQQLRDKLAITERTAKSEAQLKEKYQLRLRVLEETLRSSNTATRSTPDGRSSINDPLRRQSLGVENISKLTSNGFLPKRSPSFSLRSSGSSSVLKHAKGTSKSFDGGSRSLDRGKILLNGIGPNFKQSQSCDGTKDDQKQNGLCNRNHDEKPSDVLNDREDSVPGLLYDMLQKEVVTLRKAGHEKDQSLKDKDDAIEMLAKKVETLTKAMEVEAKKMRREVASMEKEVAAMRVGKEHENRSKLLGNPKYSLNNSQIHPRRTVARSGLTRNA, encoded by the exons ATGCGTGATTGTGAAGGTAACAGATCGGTGATGACGGATGTTTCTGGGGAAGCAAATGTTTCCGTCACGCCGGAGGTGATTTCAGGTGACAATGCGGTGGGGAGGACGCCGCTGACGGTGTCTGCCTCGTTTAGAGAGGGAGGAAGATCTTATTCGTCGCGGCGGAGGGCCGTGCGGCCGAGCCTTGACGCGGATGACTTGATAAACCTGCTTCATGGCTCGGATCCGGTGAAGCTGGAGCTCAATCGCCTCGAGAACGAAGTCAGAG ATAAGGACAGGGAACTGGGGGAAGCACAGTCCCTGATAAGAGCGTTGAAGTTATCGGAGCGCCTTCGAGAGAAAGCAGTGGAAGAG CTCACTGAGGAGTTGACAAAGGTGGATGAGAAGCTTAAATTAACTGAATCTAACCTAGAAAACAAG aatcttgagattaaGAGAATTAACGATGAAAAGAAGGCCTCAATGGCAGCTCAATTTGCTGCTGAAGCCACTCTTCGAAGAGTTCATGCTGCCCAGAAGGATGACGATATGCCTCCAATCGAAGCTATCTTGGCCCCCTTGGAAGCTGAGCTCAAGCTTGCTCGGCAGGAG ATTGCAAAGCTGCAGGATGATAACAAGGCGTTGGACCGGCTTACCAAGTTGAAAGAGGCTGCTCTATTGGAAGCAGAGAGAACTGTGCAGGCTGCTTTGACGAAAGCTTCTATGGTGGATGATCTCCAAAACAAGAACCAAGAATTGATTAAACAGATTGAAATTTGCCAG GAAGAGAATAAGATTTTAGATAGAATGCAACGCCAGAAGGTTGCAGAGGTTGAACGGCTAACTCAAACTGTGCATGAACTTGAAGAGGCTGTTCTTGCTGGTGGTGCAGCTGCCAATGCTGTGCGGGATTATCAGCGTAAAGTTCAGGAGATGAAT GAGGAAAGAAAAACTCTTGATAGAGAGCTAGCTCGTGCAAAAGTAACTGCAAATAGGGTGGCAACTGTTGTTGCTAATGAATGGAAAGATGGAAATGACAAGGTGATGCCTGTGAAACAATGGCTTGAAGAAAGAAGGTTCTTGCAG GGTGAGATGCAGCAACTAAGAGACAAGCTAGCTATTACTGAGAGAACTGCCAAGTCTGAAGCCCAGTTAAAA GAAAAATATCAACTTCGTCTGAGAGTACTTGAAGAGACTTTAAGATCATCAAACACTGCTACACGCAGTACGCCAGATGGAAGAAGCTCAATTAATGATCCTTTGCGTCGCCAGTCGCTTGGTGTTGAAAACATTTCTAAGTTGACTTCCAATGGCTTCCTACCCAAAAGGTCACCATCTTTTTCATTGAGATCTTCTGGGAGCAGTTCTGTGTTGAAACATGCAAAAGGGACGTCAAAGTCTTTTGATGGGGGTTCAAGATCTTTGGACAGGGGTAAAATTCTCTTAAACGGAATAGGGCCAAATTTCAAGCAAAGTCAGTCCTGTGATGGAACTAAGGACGACCAGAAGCAAAATGGTCTCTGTAatagaaatcatgatgaaaAACCCAGTGATGTACTCAATGACAGAGAGGACTCTGTGCCAGGGTTGTTATATGATATGTTACAGAAAGAAGTGGTTACCTTGAGAAAAGCTGGTCATGAAAAGGATCAGAGCCTAAAAGACAAGGATGATGCAATCGAG ATGCTAGCAAAGAAGGTGGAAACATTaaccaaagccatggaagttgAGGCCAAAAAGATGAGAAGAGAAGTGGCCTCGATGGAGAAGGAGGTGGCTGCCATGCGTGTGGGGAAAGAACATGAAAATAGGTCTAAACTACTTGGGAATCCTAAATATTCATTAAACAATTCCCAGATACATCCACGAAG GACTGTAGCAAGAAGCGGGCTGACACGCAACGCATAA
- the LOC140879378 gene encoding microtubule-associated protein 70-1-like isoform X2 — MRDCEGNRSVMTDVSGEANVSVTPEVISGDNAVGRTPLTVSASFREGGRSYSSRRRAVRPSLDADDLINLLHGSDPVKLELNRLENEVRDKDRELGEAQSLIRALKLSERLREKAVEELTEELTKVDEKLKLTESNLENKNLEIKRINDEKKASMAAQFAAEATLRRVHAAQKDDDMPPIEAILAPLEAELKLARQEIAKLQDDNKALDRLTKLKEAALLEAERTVQAALTKASMVDDLQNKNQELIKQIEICQEENKILDRMQRQKVAEVERLTQTVHELEEAVLAGGAAANAVRDYQRKVQEMNEERKTLDRELARAKVTANRVATVVANEWKDGNDKVMPVKQWLEERRFLQGEMQQLRDKLAITERTAKSEAQLKEKYQLRLRVLEETLRSSNTATRSTPDGRSSINDPLRRQSLGVENISKLTSNGFLPKRSPSFSLRSSGSSSVLKHAKGTSKSFDGGSRSLDRGKILLNGIGPNFKQSQSCDGTKDDQKQNGLCNRNHDEKPSDVLNDREDSVPGLLYDMLQKEVVTLRKAGHEKDQSLKDKDDAIEMLAKKVETLTKAMEVEAKKMRREVASMEKEVAAMRVGKEHENRSKLLGNPKYSLNNSQIHPRRYACS, encoded by the exons ATGCGTGATTGTGAAGGTAACAGATCGGTGATGACGGATGTTTCTGGGGAAGCAAATGTTTCCGTCACGCCGGAGGTGATTTCAGGTGACAATGCGGTGGGGAGGACGCCGCTGACGGTGTCTGCCTCGTTTAGAGAGGGAGGAAGATCTTATTCGTCGCGGCGGAGGGCCGTGCGGCCGAGCCTTGACGCGGATGACTTGATAAACCTGCTTCATGGCTCGGATCCGGTGAAGCTGGAGCTCAATCGCCTCGAGAACGAAGTCAGAG ATAAGGACAGGGAACTGGGGGAAGCACAGTCCCTGATAAGAGCGTTGAAGTTATCGGAGCGCCTTCGAGAGAAAGCAGTGGAAGAG CTCACTGAGGAGTTGACAAAGGTGGATGAGAAGCTTAAATTAACTGAATCTAACCTAGAAAACAAG aatcttgagattaaGAGAATTAACGATGAAAAGAAGGCCTCAATGGCAGCTCAATTTGCTGCTGAAGCCACTCTTCGAAGAGTTCATGCTGCCCAGAAGGATGACGATATGCCTCCAATCGAAGCTATCTTGGCCCCCTTGGAAGCTGAGCTCAAGCTTGCTCGGCAGGAG ATTGCAAAGCTGCAGGATGATAACAAGGCGTTGGACCGGCTTACCAAGTTGAAAGAGGCTGCTCTATTGGAAGCAGAGAGAACTGTGCAGGCTGCTTTGACGAAAGCTTCTATGGTGGATGATCTCCAAAACAAGAACCAAGAATTGATTAAACAGATTGAAATTTGCCAG GAAGAGAATAAGATTTTAGATAGAATGCAACGCCAGAAGGTTGCAGAGGTTGAACGGCTAACTCAAACTGTGCATGAACTTGAAGAGGCTGTTCTTGCTGGTGGTGCAGCTGCCAATGCTGTGCGGGATTATCAGCGTAAAGTTCAGGAGATGAAT GAGGAAAGAAAAACTCTTGATAGAGAGCTAGCTCGTGCAAAAGTAACTGCAAATAGGGTGGCAACTGTTGTTGCTAATGAATGGAAAGATGGAAATGACAAGGTGATGCCTGTGAAACAATGGCTTGAAGAAAGAAGGTTCTTGCAG GGTGAGATGCAGCAACTAAGAGACAAGCTAGCTATTACTGAGAGAACTGCCAAGTCTGAAGCCCAGTTAAAA GAAAAATATCAACTTCGTCTGAGAGTACTTGAAGAGACTTTAAGATCATCAAACACTGCTACACGCAGTACGCCAGATGGAAGAAGCTCAATTAATGATCCTTTGCGTCGCCAGTCGCTTGGTGTTGAAAACATTTCTAAGTTGACTTCCAATGGCTTCCTACCCAAAAGGTCACCATCTTTTTCATTGAGATCTTCTGGGAGCAGTTCTGTGTTGAAACATGCAAAAGGGACGTCAAAGTCTTTTGATGGGGGTTCAAGATCTTTGGACAGGGGTAAAATTCTCTTAAACGGAATAGGGCCAAATTTCAAGCAAAGTCAGTCCTGTGATGGAACTAAGGACGACCAGAAGCAAAATGGTCTCTGTAatagaaatcatgatgaaaAACCCAGTGATGTACTCAATGACAGAGAGGACTCTGTGCCAGGGTTGTTATATGATATGTTACAGAAAGAAGTGGTTACCTTGAGAAAAGCTGGTCATGAAAAGGATCAGAGCCTAAAAGACAAGGATGATGCAATCGAG ATGCTAGCAAAGAAGGTGGAAACATTaaccaaagccatggaagttgAGGCCAAAAAGATGAGAAGAGAAGTGGCCTCGATGGAGAAGGAGGTGGCTGCCATGCGTGTGGGGAAAGAACATGAAAATAGGTCTAAACTACTTGGGAATCCTAAATATTCATTAAACAATTCCCAGATACATCCACGAAGGTATGCCTGCTCTTGA
- the LOC140879379 gene encoding E3 ubiquitin protein ligase RIE1-like has protein sequence MSSPDSPLLPLRQPSRASSLSLLISRFASITRRRGGASVVVRETAARELEQRRADWGYSKPIVALDMMWNLAFVIVSAVMLICTLDENPNMPIRVWVCGYAIQCLVHVVLVWLEYRRRNSRWLVADGGGEEGSGSENEEENGDGRIGVLGIGNRSSTMKRCESVNTVASFLWWIVGFYWVVSGGEILLRSAPRLYWLAVVFLAFDVFFAIFCVVLACLIGIALCCCLPCIIAVLYAIAGQEGASEADLRGLPKYKFQTCKDEDSLGFGAGRMIPFETSSGANERILLPDDAECCICLCEYEDGNELHALPCNHNFHATCIVKWLKMNATCPLCKYNILKGNDQV, from the exons ATGTCCTCCCCGGACTCCCCGCTCCTCCCCTTGCGGCAGCCCTCTCGCGCCTCCTCTCTGTCCCTCCTCATCTCTCGCTTCGCCTCCATTACCCGTCGCCGGGGCGGTGCATCCGTCGTTGTCCGAGAGACCGCCGCCCGCGAGCTCGAGCAGCGCCGTGCTGACTGGGGTTACTCCAAGCCCATCGTTGCGCTAGACATGATGTGGAATCTGGCTTTCGTGATCGTGTCTGCAGTTATGCTGATTTGCACTTTGGATGAGAACCCTAACATGCCGATCAGGGTTTGGGTGTGTGGGTACGCGATTCAGTGCTTGGTTCATGTCGTTCTCGTTTGGCTCGAGTACAGACGGCGGAATTCGCGATGGCTAGTGGCAGACGGCGGTGGGGAGGAAGGTAGTGGAAGTGAAAATGAGGAGGAGAATGGGGATGGGAGAATTGGGGTTTTAGGGATCGGCAATCGATCGAG TACAATGAAGCGATGTGAATCTGTGAACACCGTAGCCTCGTTCCTGTGGTGGATAGTTGGCTTTTATTGGGTTGTCTCAGGTGGTGAAATTCTCTTGAGAAGTGCTCCGCGCTTGTATTG GTTGGCTGTGGTCTTCTTAGCATTTGATGTATTCTTCGCCATATTTTGTGTTGTATTAGCATGTCTTATTGGTATAGCACTCTGTTGCTGCCTACCATGCATCATTGCAGTTCTTTATGCCATTGCAGGCCAG GAGGGTGCGTCAGAAGCCGATTTGAGGGGCCTTCCCAAGTACAAATTTCAAACCTGCAAGGATGAAGATAGTCTAGGCTTTGGAGCAGGAAGAATGATTCCTTTTGAAACAAGTAGCGGAGCAAATGAGCGAATTCTCTTACCTGATGATGCG GAATGCTGCATATGTCTGTGTGAATACGAGGATGGGAACGAACTCCATGCTCTTCCGTGCAATCACAACTTCCATGCGACGTGTATCGTGAAATGGCTTAAAATGAACGCGACATGCCCATTATGCAAATACAACATCCTCAAGGGTAACGATCAAGTCTAA
- the LOC140879856 gene encoding protein VAC14 homolog, whose protein sequence is MADALSVIPAAVLRNLSDKLYEKRKNAALEVEGIVKQLAGSGDHDKINAVINLLANEYTFSPQANHRKGGLIGLAAATVALTSDAGQHLEQIVPPVLTSFSDQDSRVRYYACEALYNIAKVVRGDFIVYFNQIFDALCKLSADSDPNVQSAAHLLDRLVKDIVTESDQFSIEEFIPLLRERMNVLNPYVRQFLVGWITVLDSVPDIDMLGFLPDFLDGLFNMLSDSSHEIRQQADSALSEFLQEIKNSPSVDYGRMAEILVQRAASPDEFTRLTAITWINEFVKLGGDQLVPYYADILGAILPCISDKEEKIRVVARETNEELRGMKADPAEGFDIGAILSVARSHLSTEWEATRIEALHWISTLLNRHRTEVLSFLNDIFKTLLTALSDPSDEVVLLVLEVHACIAKDEMHFHQLTLYLIQTFRDDYSLLEKRGALIIRRLCVLLDAETVYRKLSIILQGEPDLDFASIMVQALNLILLTSSELAGIRDLLKQSLLNDSGKSLFQSLYASWCHSPMAIISLCLLAQTYQHAGSIIQSLVEEDINVKFLVQLDKLIHLLETPTFAYLRLQLLEPGRYIWLLKALYGLLMLLPQQSVAFKILQTRLKTVPPYSFSGEQYKRMSPGSTLLEGNYVGGSQLSDGDTEDPHNLHGGMNFDSRLRQFEHVQQQHRMHTKSQAQSRYNSASSGKDVQRPEEPSRPPSSQEMNKPPSVLSRRGPGQ, encoded by the exons ATGGCGGATGCGCTGTCTGTGATTCCAGCAGCTGTTCTTCGTAATCTTTCCGATAAGCTCTATGAAAAGCGCAAAAATGCTGCTTTAGAG GTGGAAGGGATAGTAAAGCAATTAGCCGGTTCTGGGGATCATGATAAAATCAATGCCGTGATCAATTTGTTAGCCAATGAATACACTTTCTCACCCCAGGCGAATCATCGGAAA GGAGGGTTAATAGGATTGGCTGCAGCTACAGTGGCTTTGACATCAGATGCCGGGCAGCATCTTGAA CAAATTGTACCCCCCGTTTTAACTTCCTTTAGTGATCAAGACAGCAGAGTTCGATATTATGCTTGTGAAGCTCTGTATAACATTGCAAAG GTTGTGAGAGGCGATTTTATCGTGTACTTCAACCAGATATTTGATGCATTGTGTAAGCTTTCAGCAGATTCAGATCCCAATGTACAGAGTGCTGCTCATCTTTTAGATAGACTTGTAAAG GATATTGTCACCGAAAGTGATCAGTTTAG CATTGAAGAATTTATTCCATTGTTGAGAGAACGAATGAATGTCCTAAACCCTTATGTCCGCCAATTTCTGGTAGGATGGATTACTGTTCTAGATAGTGTTCCAGATATTGATATGCTCGGGTTTCTCCCTGATTTTCTAGATG GCTTATTCAACATGCTTAGTGATTCTAGCCACGAAATAAGGCAACAAGCTGATTCTGCactttctgaatttcttcaagAGATCAAGAACTCTCCA TCTGTAGATTATGGTCGAATGGCTGAGATACTAGTGCAAAGGGCTGCTTCACCTGATGAATTTACTAGATTGACTGCTATTACCTGG ATCAACGAGTTTGTCAAACTTGGTGGGGATCAACTTGTACCTTATTATGCTGATATTCTTGGTGCAATTTTACCATGCATATCAGACAAGGAAGAGAAAATAAGAGTT GTTGCTCGTGAAACAAATGAAGAGCTTCGTGGAATGAAAGCTGATCCAGCTGAAGGATTTGATATTGGAGCAATTCTCTCTGTAGCTAGGAG TCATCTGTCTACTGAGTGGGAGGCAACGCGTATTGAAGCTCTACACTGGATATCAACCCTTTTGAATCGACATCGAACAGAG GTTCTATCATTTTTGAACGATATCTTTAAAACTCTTCTGACGGCACTTTCAGATCCATCTGATGAG GTTGTACTGTTGGTACTTGAAGTCCATGCATGCATTGCCAAAGATGAGATGCATTTTCATCAGCTCACTTTGTATTTAATTCAAACTTTTAGAGATGACTATTCTCTCTTGGAGAA GCGTGGCGCTCTGATAATTCGTAGACTTTGTGTGCTACTTGATGCTGAAACTGTGTATCGGAAGCTTTCCATAATACTTCAAGGGGAACCAGATTTGGATTTTGCATCAATCATGGTTCAA GCTCTGAACTTGATTTTACTCACTTCTTCCGAGTTGGCTGGCATTAGAGATCTCCTAAAACAATCACTGTTGAATGATTCTGGAAAAAGTTTATTTCAATCTTTATATGCTTCATGGTGCCATTCACCAATGGCTATCATAAGCCTTTGCTTATTAGCTCAG ACTTATCAGCATGCGGGTTCTATTATCCAATCTCTGGTTGAGGAAGATATTAATGTCAAGTTCTTAGTCCAATTGGATAAATTGATCCACCTTCTGGAGACTCCCACCTTTGCTTACCTTAGACTACAG CTTCTTGAACCTGGAAGATATATATGGTTGTTGAAAGCCTTGTATGGTCTTCTGATGTTACTTCCCCAG CAAAGTGTAGCATTCAAGATCCTCCAGACGAGGTTAAAAACTGTACCCCCATACTCTTTCAGTGGTGAACAATACAAGCGAATGTCACCAGGAAGTACTTTGTTGGAAGGTAATTATGTAGGTGGATCACAACTTTCAGATGGTGACACTGAAGATCCACATAACTTGCATGGCGGTATGAACTTTGACTCAAGACTGCGGCAGTTTGAGCATGTGCAGCAACAACATCGCATGCATACTAAATCTCAGGCACAATCGCGTTACAATTCTGCTTCATCTGGAAAG GATGTACAAAGACCAGAAGAACCAAGTCGTCCTCCATCATCCCAAGAAATGAATAAGCCTCCTTCAGTGCTGTCACGCAGAGGTCCCGGGCAATAA
- the LOC140882945 gene encoding ankyrin repeat-containing protein At2g01680, with translation MDSKSLRFITHQSFFSAVRSNDLESLNSIIQNEGSDSSVLMALQNDEKQTALYVSAENNFVEVFNYLVGFCDLETVKMRAKGDMDAFHVAAAKGHLEIVQELLKKWPELCKLCNSSNTSPLYSAASQGHLDVMNAILDADVSSMMIVRKNGKTSLHTTARYGRLNIVKALVQRDPSIVSLKDKKGQTALHMAVKGQETSVVDELLEADHSILNERDKKGNTAVHIATRKNRSQIVGLLLTYSHVEVNAINNQRETAMDIAEKLQYGDSALEIKEALVEAGAKHARHIGQADEAMELKRTVSDIKHEVHSQIKQNEKTQRRVSGIAKELKKIHREAVQNTINSVTVVAVLVASIAFLALFNLPGQYRPDGPEVGESRIAETVAFRAFCLLDSTALFLSLSVVVVQITLIAWETRAQKQVVSVVNKMMWAACISTCGAFLSISFVVVGKKRSWMATTITIVGAPILVGTLISLCYFVFRQHFGMCGSDSQRRIRRASGSKSFSWSYSANISDLDEYNSDDKLYAL, from the exons ATGGATTCAAAATCTTTGAGATTCATAACCCACCAATCATTCTTCTCGGCCGTTCGATCTAATGACCTGGAATCCCTCAATAGCATCATCCAGAATGAAGGGTCTGATTCATCTGTTTTGATGGCCCTTCAAAATGATGAGAAGCAGACTGCTTTGTATGTATCTGCAGAGAATAATTTTGTTGAGGTTTTCAATTATTTGGTTGGTTTCTGTGATTTGGAGACTGTTAAGATGAGGGCTAAAGGGGATATGGATGCTTTCCATGTCGCTGCTGCCAAAGGCCATTTGG AAATCGTTCAAGAACTGCTGAAGAAGTGGCCTGAGCTTTGCAAATTATGCAACTCATCGAACACGAGCCCCCTCTATTCAGCTGCTTCCCAAGGTCATTTAGATGTAATGAACGCGATACTCGATGCAGATGTGAGCTCCATGATGATTGTTCGAAAAAACGGGAAGACTTCATTGCACACAACTGCAAGATATGGCAGGTTGAACATCGTAAAAGCACTTGTCCAAAGGGATCCAAGTATTGTCTCGCTCAAGGATAAGAAGGGCCAAACTGCCTTGCACATGGCTGTTAAAGGTCAGGAGACATCTGTGGTAGATGAATTACTGGAAGCCGATCATTCGATATTAAATGAACGGGACAAAAAGGGTAATACGGCTGTGCACATTGCCACACGGAAGAATAGGTCTCAG ATAGTTGGACTTTTACTGACTTACTCACATGTGGAGGTCAATGCGATAAATAATCAACGTGAAACTGCGATGGACATAGCAGAGAAACTTCAATACGGAGACTCGGCTCTGGAAATCAAGGAAGCTCTGGTCGAGGCTGGTGCCAAGCACGCAAGGCATATCGGCCAAGCTGATGAAGCAATGGAACTCAAAAGAACCGTTAGTGACATTAAACACGAAGTCCACTCGCAAATCAAACAGAACGAGAAAACACAGAGACGAGTTTCAGGAATTGCCAAAGAACTCAAGAAAATTCACAGAGAAGCCGTTCAAAATACCATCAACTCTGTCACGGTCGTTGCTGTTCTTGTGGCATCCATTGCTTTTCTTGCTCTGTTTAACTTGCCTGGCCAGTATCGTCCGGACGGACCAGAAGTAGGGGAGTCACGTATTGCAGAAACGGTTGCTTTCCGTGCATTCTGTCTCTTAGACTCCACCGCGCTTTTCTTATCACTCTCTGTAGTAGTCGTTCAGATCACTTTGATTGCTTGGGAAACCAGAGCTCAAAAGCAAGTAGTCTCAGTGGTGAATAAGATGATGTGGGCCGCCTGTATCAGCACTTGTGGGGCGTTTCTATCTATATCTTTTGTCGTCGTTGGGAAGAAACGTTCTTGGATGGCAACGACAATAACCATCGTCGGGGCTCCTATTCTCGTGGGAACTTTAATCAGTTTGTGTTACTTCGTTTTCCGGCAGCATTTTGGAATGTGCGGTAGCGATTCTCAGAGACGGATCAGGCGAGCAAGCGGAAGCAAATCGTTCTCTTGGTCATATTCCGCAAATATTTCTGATTTGGATGAGTATAATTCTGATGATAAGTTATATGCATTATGA